The Streptomyces sp. NBC_00459 DNA segment CCAACTGGATTCCTAGAGCCCGATCTGGCCAGTCGGCCGCCCGGCCAGTGTCCGCACCACCACACGATGGGCGCGGACGCACAAATAGCGGGACTCCCCTTAGGGTGTGGCGCTGCTCCAGCGCCGCGACTCCGGCGCCCAGTCGCCCTCGTACTGAACCGGGACGGTGCGCACGAACTTGACGATGCCGGGATCGTCCTCCAGCCGGGGCACCCTGTCCGCACCGTTCCCGCGGGCGTGAGCGGTGCGGACATCGGCACACTTCCTCTCGATCAACCAAGGCACGGATCGATTACCACCACTCAGTCGTATCGGAACCACTCGTCCAGGTGCTTCGTCCGGGGAGGTTGAGGACGGAAGCGCCAGGTCGACCGAGGGATCTTGAACGGGTGAGCGTCTTCCGGTTCGGCGTGATTTCGATGTCTGCACCGAACCGGAAGACGCTCGTGGTTTTCAGTCAGGCACGCCTGCCGAGGCCGGAGGCGTCTGCTTGGCCCGCTGTTCGGTCGAGGATCACTGGCTGCTGAGGCGGGTCCGGACTACGGAGCGCTTCCAGGTCTTCCCGGCCACTACACGGCTATGGGCGGACGAGAGTCAGAGTGCGCCCAGCGCGGCGCGCGCGACCTCGTCGTCCTGGGCCGGGGTGCCTCCGCCGGCCCCGAGGGCACCGATGAACTGGCCGTTCTCGAAGATCGGGCGACCGCCGGGCAGCAGGCTGCAACCGCTGGCGACGAAGGAGGCGATCTGGCCCGGGTCCTTGATGTTGGTGGCCAGGTCGGCTGTGGCGGTCCGGAAGGTGCGCGCGGTGTGTGCTTTCGCCGGTACCAACATGACCGCCGCCGAGCTGTTGTTGTCCATGCGAAGCGATGCCTTGGTTTCGCCGGCGGAGTCCACGACCAGGACGAACATGGGTGGAAGGGAGTGGTCCCGCACGTAGCGGACGGCGGCCTCGATGAGCCGCTGGGCCTGGGCCAGGCTGATCGTCCGCGTCGCGATCGATCCACTGCTGCCGGTGGCGGCCGAGGCGCTGTCGGCGAGCATCTGACTCAAGGCCACTCCGCCCGCTACCGCCCCCGCCATCCCTAGCACTCCGCGCCTCGTGGCCTGGCTGTTGCCGGATTCTTCTGCCATGGTTCTGCTCCCTCAATCTCTGTACGGAAAATTCTTGCGAATCTCGGTGTGGGCTTCCTGGGCGCCCTGCCTGCGTCGACGGGCAGGTTGCTGCCGGTGATCATGGATGCCCGGCCCGGACGCCGGGCGATGGAGTGGGCGCCTCGCCTTCCGGAATCACTTCATGCGTGAAGTTATATCCGGTGTCACTTCATGATGCAACTGATGCCTGAAGTGATTGACTTCACATGTGAAGTGATGCTGTCTCGTGCCGGAACCGGGATGTCACGGCCTCGGGCTCAGAGGGTCTCGGCGCTGCTCGTCGCCTGCGCGATGCGCCTCGCGATCTCGGTCTTCTGACGCATCTGCACGGGGGAGGGGCCGTCGATGATGAGACGGCGGACCGCGGTGACATGACCCGGGGCGCTGACCTCGATCTTCGCCGTCCCTGCGTCGGTCAGGCAGGCCAGGGTGCAGCGGCCGACGATGCGGTCGATGCAACGGCCGCGGAGAAGCACCTGGCGCCGGCGATGATCAGAGGTGAGCTTCGCCTCGGTGATTCCGCATCCGGCGCTCGTGCCCCGTGGAGGGCATAACGAAGGGGCGGTTCCGCCCGGATGGCGCTCCGGCGACCGCGCCCACCGGGGCCGGGATGGGCAACCGGGTCGGCTGGTGGCTCCACCCCGGCGACCACCACCGAAGGATGCGGGAGGTGCCGGGCACGCAGTCGGCCTGGTGATGGTGATAGGGCGCCGGACAGGACACCGGAGGATGCCGGGCACAAGGCGGCACCTGCTCCGGTCAGGCGGGCCCACCACCGCTACGCCCCGAACCTCGACACCCGACTCGTTTCGGCTTGGGCGAAGGTCTGCTCACCCGCGGGTCAGGCCCAACTGGCCCGCGCGCATTCCGGCCTGGAAGCGTGAGTCCGCGCCCAGGGCGAAAAGGAGTTCGGCGACTCTTCGACGGTAGGTGCGCAACGACATGCCAAGTTCGCGTGAGGCTGTCACGTCGGTCATTCCGGAGCCCAGTGCGTACAGCACTTCGCGGGTTTGCGCGTCGATCCGGGGCCGGTCGGCGTCGAAGAAGGCCGCCAGATCGGTGGCCGTCTCCCACGCGGCTTCGAACAGCGCGTACGCCCCGCTGACCAGGGCGGGTTCGACGCTCATCGTGTACGTACGGTGACGGGGACCGTGAGCGGCCGAGGCTGAGTGCGTGGGGTCGGTGAGGAACATGGTTCGCCGGTCGATGAACACCGTCCCCTGGGGGAGGGGGGTGGCTGTGATCCGCACCTGCATGCCGTGGGCGGTCATCTCGCGCAGTACCTCCCGGTCGCGCTCGTCGGCGAGCACGGCGGGGCTGTACAGCTTGCGGGCCTGGCGTGCTCCGTCACGTCGGATCCGCAGGCGGGCGGAGTCGCGGGCATGGGGCCAGGTGTCGAGGTCGCGTGCGGCGCTGACCCACTCCGCGTCGAACAACTCCACCAAGGGCTTGATCCGCGCGCGGAGCTCAAGATCACCTTTGAGGGCCATGTGCTGTGGCATGCGTTCATTGTGCCTGTGGCAGCAAGGTGCCACAGCCTCGTCAGCAGGTTGAGGGCCGTGCAGGCTGGGCCCATGAGCAATGAATTCCGCCTCGGCGGCGACCTGGCCGTCAACCGGCTCGGCTTCGGTGCCATGCGCCTCCCGTCCAAGGAGGGCATGGGTGGACCTGCCCGCGATCCCGAGACCGGCCATGCCGTACTGCGCCGTGCCGTCGAACTGGGCGTCAACCTCATCGACACCGCCGACTTCTACGTCAGCGCCGGTGGTGCGGTGCGCGCGAACACACTGATCCGCGAGGCCCTCCATCCTTACGCGTCCGACCTGGTCATCGCCACCAAGGTGGGCCCCGTCCGCCGCCCCGACGGCTTCCGCCAGGCCGCCACCCCGGCCGACCTGCGCGGCTTGGTGGAGGCCAACCTCGGCGGCCTGGGCGTGGACCGCCTTGATCTGGTCTACCTGCGCATCGGTCGGATGGAGCCCCCGCACGGGGAGTCGCTCGCCGAGCGCTTCGAGGCGCTCGCGGCGCTGCGGGAGGAGGGCCTGATCCGTCACCTCGGCCTCAGCAACGTCGACACCGCCCATGTCGCGGAGGCCCGCGCGATCGCCCCGGTCGTGGCAGTGCAGAACCAGTTCCACGCCGCCAAGCGCGACGACGTGGAACTGCTGGCCGTCTGCGAGGAGGCCGACATCGCGTTCGTGCCCTTCTACCCGATGGGCGGCGGCAGGGAACTCGACGACGAGCGACTGGCCAAGGTCGCGGCCCGGCACGGCGCCGCCGTGTCGCAGATCGGCCTGGCCTGGCTGCTGGCCTCCTCCCCGGTGACCCTGGCCATCCCCGGCACGGGCTCCCTCTCGCACTTGGAGGACAACATGGCCGTCGCCGGGATCACCCTCACCGAAGAAGACCTCGATGACCTCTCCTGACGTGCGAGGGCTGTCGAAACGCCTCAAGGGAAACCGTCACGAGCATCGTCGTGATGACGGGCGCGACAGCAGGAAGCGGTAGGCACGCGGCCTGCCGACTTGTCGGTCGACCCGAGGTTCCCGAACACCGACCGGCGCGGTGCCGGTGACCACCGGGCGGCCTCCGTCGTCGACAACCATCCTGCCCACAGCCTGTTGGCACGGCTTCTCCTGCTCGCCACGGGAGATCGCGGACGGCTGCTCGATCGCCAGGAGCGCCGCACACGACCGGCCATGCGCCGATGCCGCCCATGACGCTGGATCCGAGGGCCCTCGCGCATCCCTCGTTGCGGGCCGTGGCGCACATTGTGCGTTCGACGACCCAGCGGCAACGTCAGGTCGGTGCCGTGCGGTTGTCCTCCTTCGGCGATCGCGGATCGGGCGTCGGCGTACAACCACCTCAGGATCCTCGCGCTGACGCATGGCAGTCCGGGCCGCCGGGGCGACGAGGTTGTCGATCTCGCCGACCGGGGCAGCGTGGCGAAGAAGAGGGCCGGTACCTTCTCGCTCGGCACGGGCCAACGGCTGGGCATTGCCGCAGCGCTGCTGGGTGATCCGCAGACGATTGCGCTGGACGAGCCGGTCAACGTCGACGCTGTCACGCGCCGCGTCTTCCTCGGCAAAGAATCTCCCGGAACTCCTCACCGGGGCCGGTGGTTACGGCACTCCTTCCTCCTGAGCAGGGCGCGGCCTGCCGGGTGTCTACACTCACGTGAGATCTGGTGAACTCATGGGAGGAGTCGGGATGCCGCGCAACCGCCAGCAGATCCCCCGGGA contains these protein-coding regions:
- a CDS encoding GlcG/HbpS family heme-binding protein, whose translation is MAEESGNSQATRRGVLGMAGAVAGGVALSQMLADSASAATGSSGSIATRTISLAQAQRLIEAAVRYVRDHSLPPMFVLVVDSAGETKASLRMDNNSSAAVMLVPAKAHTARTFRTATADLATNIKDPGQIASFVASGCSLLPGGRPIFENGQFIGALGAGGGTPAQDDEVARAALGAL
- a CDS encoding DNA-binding response regulator, producing MPQHMALKGDLELRARIKPLVELFDAEWVSAARDLDTWPHARDSARLRIRRDGARQARKLYSPAVLADERDREVLREMTAHGMQVRITATPLPQGTVFIDRRTMFLTDPTHSASAAHGPRHRTYTMSVEPALVSGAYALFEAAWETATDLAAFFDADRPRIDAQTREVLYALGSGMTDVTASRELGMSLRTYRRRVAELLFALGADSRFQAGMRAGQLGLTRG
- a CDS encoding aldo/keto reductase, which codes for MSNEFRLGGDLAVNRLGFGAMRLPSKEGMGGPARDPETGHAVLRRAVELGVNLIDTADFYVSAGGAVRANTLIREALHPYASDLVIATKVGPVRRPDGFRQAATPADLRGLVEANLGGLGVDRLDLVYLRIGRMEPPHGESLAERFEALAALREEGLIRHLGLSNVDTAHVAEARAIAPVVAVQNQFHAAKRDDVELLAVCEEADIAFVPFYPMGGGRELDDERLAKVAARHGAAVSQIGLAWLLASSPVTLAIPGTGSLSHLEDNMAVAGITLTEEDLDDLS